A single region of the Lotus japonicus ecotype B-129 chromosome 4, LjGifu_v1.2 genome encodes:
- the LOC130711706 gene encoding E3 ubiquitin-protein ligase UPL1-like isoform X3: MKFKRKRALEVPPKIKCFINFVTSVPLEKIEEPLKSFVWEFDKGDFHHWVDLFNHFDSFFEKYVKPRKDLQIDDDFLDSDPPFPREAVLQILRVIKIILDNCTNKHFYSSYEHLSALLASTDPDVVEASLDTLATFLKKTVGKYSIRDASLNSKLYALAQGWGGKEEGLGLIASAAPNGCDPTAYELGGTLHFEFYAVNESESDSKGAEPLVQGLQIIHLSDINKSVETDLELLHKLVTEYKVPASLRFSLLTRLRFARAFGSFASRQQYTCIRLYAFVVLIQACADADDLVSFFNAEPGFINELVSLLSYEDTVLEKIRILCLHSLAALCQDRSRQPSVLTAVTSGGHRGILSSLMQKAIDSVIGETSRWSVHFAEALLSLVTVLVSSSSGCSAMREAGFIPTLLPLLKDTNPQHLHLVEKAVRILEAFMDYSNPAAALFRDLGGLDDTISRLKIEVSHVENGGKQPNENESSRSVHMVGSSSAAQDDMLPLYSEPLISYHRRLLMKALLRAISLGTYAPGNTARIYGSEENVLPHCLCIIFRRAKDFGGGVFSLAATVMSDLIQKDPTCFPVLDAAGLPSSFLDAIMDDVLNSAEAITCIPQCLDALCLNSNGLQAVKDRNSLRCFVKVFTSRTYLRALTGDTPASLSSGLDELMRHASSLRGPGVDMLVEILEAVSKIGSAGDHPSSSRPEPCSSTSVPMEMDGGDKNLIMPDSKESSKAVETEQITEPSPDASIMNIESFLPDCVNNIARLLETILQNADTCRIFVEKKGIEAILQLFTLPLMPPSVSVGQSISIAFKNFSPQHYVSLARAVCSFLREHLKSTNELLDSVEGTQLALVESSKQTKVLKYLSTLEGVLTLSVFLLKGTTTVVSELSTSDADVLKDIGRTYKEIIWQISLCNDSKAEEKKNTDQEPDISQGPSSTAVERESDDDTNIQTVRYTNPVFARNGSHSMWSADREFLSVVRSGETLRRHTRQGIVRLRGGRSGRHLGRLEASNIDSEASSSALEAPLSQDLKKKSPDVLVSEILNKLASTLRSFFTALVKGFTSPNRRRADAGSLSSASKTLGTVLATNFLEALSFSGHSTYAGLEMSLSVKCRYLGKVVDDMAALTFDSRRRSCYTAMVNNFYVHGTFKELLTTFEATSQLLWTLPYSYPSSDVDIGKKGEGANLSHNTWLLDTLQSYCRLLEYFVNSSLLLSPTSASQAELLVQPVAVGLSIGLFPVPRDPEVFVRMLQSQVLDVVLPVWNHPMFCNCSPGFIASVISLVTHVYSGVGDVKRNRSNIVASANRFIPPPPDEATIGTIVEMGFSRARAEEALRRVETNSVEMAMEWLFNHADDPVQEDDELARALALSLGSSSETTKVDSAEKTIDVLTEEGHMKKPPVDDILTASVKLFPSSDSVAFQLTDLLVTLCSQNKGDDRPKVISYLLQQLKLCPLDFSKDNCALSVLAHIIALLLFEDGSTREIAAQNGIISTVIDILSNFIGRRELGNELPVPKCISSLLLILDQMLQSRPKTENIEGTQTGSLPDSSVEHGSLQFPDTVLKRENNVNGDEKEPGIAFENILGKSTGFATIDEGHKLLDIACDLIKLHVPAMVMQAVLQLCARLTKTHALALQFLESGGLSALFSLPRNCFFPGYDTVVSAIVRHLLEDPQTLQTAMELEIRQALSGNRHSGRVSSRSFLTSLAPVISRDPMVFMKAAAAVCQLETSGGRTLVVLSKEKEKEKTKSSSVEVGLSSNECVRIPESKSNDGSGKCLKSHKKVPVNLTQVIDQLLEIVLKYPLMKSQGDSECDSTFMDIDEPNMKVKGKSKVEEAGILEPESERSTGLVKVTFVLKLLSDILLMYGHAVGVILRRDSEMCQFRGSNQPSGQNGIIHHVLHQLLPLSVDKSAGPDDWRGKLSEKASWFLVVLCGRSSEGRKRVTSELVKELMSFSNFESNSMKSSLLPDKRLFTFVDLVYSILSKNSSSGSLPGSGYSPDIAKSMIDGGIIQCLTSILQVVDLDHPDAPKIANLILKGLEGLTRAANASEQIFKSDGTEKRRSAGLNEGSDVQITAPSAVEIVTQNQNGGGQEALQDTMDDAHDQGTSQGDEHADNPNQSVEQDMRVEQGETMAQNPPVELGMDFMREEMGDGGVLHNPDQIEMTFHVENRADDDMGDEDDDMGDDGDDDEDDDEGEDEDEDIAEDGGGMMSLADTDVEDHEDAGLGDEYNDEMIDEDDDDFHENRVIEVRWREALDGLDHLQILGQPGTAGGLIDVAAEPFEGVNVDDLFRLQSFERRRQTGRSSFERPATEINGFQHPLLVRPPQSGDFVSMWSSGGNSASQDSETLSSGSLDVTHFYMFDAPILPYDHVPSSLFGDRLGGAAPPPLTDYSVGMGSLHVPGRRVLGNGRWTDDGQPQGSAQAATVAQAVEEQFLAQMRSLAPASRPVERQLQSSGEQEKQSDTLPSHDGPTLTAGTDSACQQIEGQEHENGNGSTAQQINLSVDGARCEEEINVDSGVQDTCGDLQANEPMSVQPLSLNIIPNGVDCTGNEINATSSENVAITQVFVNSSGNSNADLQCERGGDVPTSIHDVPAVPMGCNGSSTADGQPTNLQFIGSGSETPNPSDCNTSSVYASIDIDMSSVDAEGNQSEQPAISDDRRDELLPTQNTGVAPEATQADQTSANNEAAGANTSANSIDPTFLEALPEDLRAEVLASQQAQSVQPPAYAPPSAEDIDPEFLAALPPDIQAEVLAQQRAQRVALQAEGQPVDMDNASIIATFPADLREEVLLTSSEAVLSALPSPLLAEAQILRDRAMSHYQARSLFGSSHRLNNRRNGLGFDRRPVMDRGVGVTIGRRSAITDTLKMNEIEGEPLLDANALKALIRLLRLAQPLGKGLLQRLLLNLCAHSATRATLTYLLLDMIKPEAEGSLSRQETLNSLRLYGCHSNTVYGRSQLLDAGLPPLVFRRILEILTYLATNHSAVAKMLFYFDQSIIADSLTTFVPHMNDKGKEKVIEGGPSPKPSGTQAGDVPLVLFLKLLNRPLFLRSTAHLEQVMGLIQVVVDTAASKLESQSQSRKALANTQNLSVNEASDNAEKDPPSVESDSNQQDKLADINPCHSDGKQNVDMYNIFLQLPQSDLRNLCSLLGREGLSDKMYMLAGEVLKKLAFIAPSHRKFFIFELSKSAHALTDSAVSELVTMQKTNMLGLSAGSMAGAATLRVLQALSSLTSLNTSGDVAIDNDVDYPEDQATIWNLNTALEPLWQELSNCISAAEVQLGQSSFCPNMSNINVAENLHGSTTSPPLPPGTQRLLPFIEAFFVLCERLQANESIMQQEHGNTTAREVTESAGCSASVSVKIGGDSQRKCDGLVTFTRFAEKHRRLSNAFIRQNPSLLEKSLSMMLKAPRLIDFDNKRAYFRSRIRNQHDQHLSGPLRISVRRAYILEDSYNQLRMRPTQDLKGRLNVQFQGEEGIDAGGLTREWYQLLSRVIFDKGALLFTTVGNNATFQPNPNSVYQTEHLSYFKFVGRVVGKALFDGQLLDVYFTRSFYKHILGVKVTYHDIEAVDPDYYKNLKWMLENDVSDIPDLTFSMDADEEKHILYEKNEVTDYELKPGGRNIRVTEETKHEYVDLVAGHILTNAIRPQINSFLEGFNELVPRELISIFNDKELELLISGLPEIDLDDLKANTEYTGYTVASNVVQWFWEVVKTFNKEDMARLLQFVTGTSKVPLEGFKALQGISGPQRFQIHKAYGAPDRLPSAHTCFNQLDLPEYTSKEQLQERLLLAIHEASEGFGFG, translated from the exons ATGAAGTTCAAGCGGAAGCGGGCACTCGAAGTG CCTCCAAAAATTAAATGCTTCATTAATTTTGTTACTTCAGTTCCACTTGAGAAGATAGAAGAACCTTTAAAGAGCTTTGTTTGGGAGTTTGATAAG GGAGATTTTCATCACTGGGTTGATCTTTTTAACCATTTTGATTCATTCTTTGAGAAGTATGTAAAACCAAGGAAGGATCTGCAGATTGATGATGATTTTCTGGATTCAGACCCTCCCTTCCCCAGAGAAGCTGTTCTTCAAATTCTTCGTgtcattaaaataattttggatAATTGCACAAATAAGCATTTCTATAGTTCATATGAG CATCTTTCAGCGTTGCTTGCTTCGACTGATCCAGATGTGGTTGAGGCTAGTCTGGACACTTTGGCTACCTTTTTGAAGAAAACAGTTGGAAAGTACTCCATTCGAGATGCCTCTTTGAATTCAAAATTGTATGCTCTTGCACAAGGATGGGGTGGAAAGGAAGAGGGACTTGGGCTAATTGCATCAGCTGCACCTAATGGCTGTGACCCCACTGCTTATGAATTGGGTGGTACCCTTCATTTTGAGTTTTATGCAGTAAATGAGTCTGAAAGTGATAGCAAAGGGGCTGAACCTTTGGTCCAAGGGTTGCAAATTATTCACTTATCTGACATCAACAAAAGTGTGGAAACTGATCTTGAGCTTTTGCACAAGTTAGTTACAGAATATAAGGTGCCTGCCAGTTTAAGATTTTCTTTGTTGACAAGATTGCGGTTTGCTAGGGCTTTTGGTTCTTTCGCTTCTAGACAGCAATACACATGCATTCGCTTGTATGCTTTCGTAGTGCTCATTCAAGCTTGTGCTGACGCTGATGATCTGGTTTCATTCTTTAATGCTGAGCCTGGATTTATCAATGAATTAGTATCACTGCTGAGCTATGAAGATACGGTTTTGGAAAAAATCAGGATTTTATGTTTGCATTCTTTAGCTGCTCTTTGCCAAGATCGTTCGCGTCAACCTTCAGTACTGACTGCAGTTACATCTGGTGGGCACCGTGGCATTTTGTCTAGCCTGATGCAAAAAGCCATTGACTCTGTTATTGGTGAGACTTCAAGATGGTCAGTTCATTTTGCAGAAGCTCTGTTATCTCTTGTCACTGTGTTGGTTTCATCATCTTCAGGATGCTCTGCCATGCGTGAAGCAGGATTTATTCCTACACTGCTACCTCTGCTTAAAGATACAAATCCTCAGCACTTGCATCTGGTTGAAAAAGCTGTTCGCATTTTAGAAGCTTTTATGGATTACAGTAATCCAGCTGCGGCATTGTTCAGAGATTTGGGAGGTTTGGATGATACCATTTCTCGTCTGAAGATTGAAGTCTCTCATgtagaaaatggtggaaaaCAGCCAAATGAAAATGAGTCTAGTAGAAGTGTACATATGGTTGGAAGTTCTTCAGCTGCTCAAGATGATATGCTACCATTATATTCTGAACCATTAATTTCGTATCACCGGCGATTGCTGATGAAAGCTTTATTGCGTGCTATATCCCTTGGAACTTATGCCCCCGGAAATACTGCTCGTATATATGGATCTGAAGAGAATGTGCTTCCTCATTGCTTATGTATAATTTTCAGACGAGCGAAAGATTTTGGTGGAGGAGTTTTCTCGCTTGCAGCAACTGTCATGAGTGACTTAATACAAAAGGATCCTACTTGTTTTCCTGTCTTAGATGCAGCTGGCCTTCCATCTTCCTTCTTGGATGCTATAATGGATGATGTTCTGAACTCTGCAGAAGCCATTACGTGCATCCCCCAGTGTTTGGATGCCTTATGCTTAAATAGTAACGGTCTCCAGGCTGTGAAAGACAGGAACTCTTTGAGGTGTTTTGTAAAAGTGTTTACTTCTAGAACATATTTGCGCGCTCTTACAGGGGACACACCTGCATCCTTGTCTAGTGGACTGGATGAATTAATGCGCCATGCTTCTTCATTACGTGGGCCTGGAGTTGATATGTTAGTTGAGATTCTGGAAGCTGTCTCAAAAATTGGTTCTGCAGGGGATCATCCCTCATCTTCTCGTCCTGAACCTTGCTCTTCAACCTCTGTTCCTATGGAAATGGATGGTGGGGACAAGAATTTGATCATGCCTGATAGTAAGGAGTCATCCAAGGCAGTTGAAACAGAGCAGATTACTGAGCCATCTCCTGATGCATCAATAATGAACATTGAGTCATTTCTTCCTGATTGTGTAAACAATATTGCTCGCCTGCTTGAGACAATTCTTCAGAATGCTGATACATGTCGAATATTTGTTGAGAAAAAGGGGATTGAAGCTATTCTCCAGTTATTTACCTTGCCTTTAATGCCTCCTTCTGTTTCGGTTGGACAGAGCATCTCCATTGCCTTCAAGAATTTCTCCCCGCAGCATTATGTTTCACTTGCTCGGGCTGTATGCTCCTTCTTGAGGGAACATCTGAAATCTACCAATGAGCTTTTAGATTCAGTGGAAGGGACTCAGCTTGCTCTTGTTGAATCTTCAAAGCAGACAAAGGTGTTGAAATATCTTTCTACCCTTGAAGGGGTCTTAACTCTTTCTGTATTTTTGTTGAAGGGAACAACTACTGTGGTCTCTGAACTAAGCACCTCAGATGCCGATGTATTAAAAGATATTGGGAGGACATACAAAGAAATAATTTGGCAAATATCTTTGTGTAATGATTCCAAGGCAGAGGAAAAGAAGAATACTGATCAAGAACCTGATATTTCACAGGGACCTTCATCTACTGCTGTTGAAAGAGAGAGTGATGATGATACAAATATCCAGACAGTGCGATACACGAACCCAGTTTTTGCTAGGAATGGTTCACATTCCATGTGGAGTGCAGATCGGGAGTTTCTATCTGTAGTTCGTTCTGGAGAAACTTTACGCCGCCATACTCGACAGGGGATAGTTCGCTTACGGGGTGGACGGTCTGGTCGTCACTTGGGTCGCTTGGAAGCTTCGAACATCGACTCTGAAGCATCTTCTAGTGCACTGGAGGCACCTTTATCTCaagatttgaaaaagaaaagccCTGATGTTCTTGTGTCAGAGATTCTTAATAAGTTGGCTTCAACTTTGCGCTCTTTCTTCACTGCCCTTGTCAAGGGATTCACATCACCTAATCGTCGTAGAGCTGACGCAGGGTCACTTAGCTCAGCTTCAAAGACTCTTGGAACTGTTTTAGCAACTAATTTTCTTGAGGCTCTTAGTTTTTCTGGGCACTCTACTTATGCTGGACTTGAAATGTCACTTTCTGTGAAATGTAGATATCTTGGTAAAGTTGTGGATGATATGGCAGCTCTCACATTTGACAGCAGGCGTCGGAGTTGTTATACTGCCATGGTTAATAATTTTTATGTACATGGAACATTTAAAGAGCTACTGACAACATTTGAAGCTACTAGCCAGTTGCTATGGACCCTTCCATACTCATATCCGTCATCTGATGTGGATATTGGAAAGAAAGGAGAAGGAGCTAATTTGTCCCATAATACATGGCTACTTGATACCTTACAAAGCTACTGTCGTTTACTCGAGTATTTTGTAAACTCTTCTCTACTTTTGTCCCCAACCTCGGCATCTCAGGCAGAGCTTCTTGTTCAGCCAGTTGCAGTTGGCCTGTCAATTGGACTCTTTCCAGTTCCTAGAGACCCAGAGGTTTTTGTTCGTATGCTGCAATCTCAGGTTCTGGATGTGGTCCTACCAGTCTGGAATCATCCCATGTTTTGTAATTGTAGTCCTGGTTTCATTGCATCTGTTATTTCACTGGTTACACATGTATACTCTGGTGTTGGAGATGTGAAGCGGAATCGTAGTAACATTGTCGCAAGTGCAAACCGTTTCATTCCCCCGCCACCTGATGAGGCCACCATTGGCACCATTGTTGAGATGGGGTTTTCAAGGGCAAGGGCTGAGGAAGCGCTGAGAAGAGTTGAAACAAATAGTGTTGAAATGGCGATGGAGTGGCTGTTTAATCATGCTGATGATCCTGTCCAGGAGGATGATGAACTTGCACGGGCACTTGCTCTGTCCCTTGGAAGTAGTTCTGAAACTACTAAAGTTGATAGTGCTGAGAAAACTATAGATGTCCTGACTGAAGAGGGACATATGAAAAAACCTCCAGTTGATGATATACTTACTGCATCTGTGAAATTGTTTCCAAGCAGTGATTCAGTGGCATTTCAGTTGACAGATTTGCTTGTAACACTTTGCAGTCAGAACAAAGGTGATGACCGTCCAAAAGTAATATCCTATCTTCTGCAGCAGCTCAAACTTTGTCCATTGGACTTTTCCAAGGATAACTGTGCACTGAGTGTGTTGGCACATATTATAGCACTACTACTTTTTGAGGATGGAAGTACACGGGAGATTGCTGCTCAGAATGGAATTATATCTACTGTCATAGATATCTTGTCAAACTTCATAGGCAGACGTGAGTTGGGGAATGAACTACCAGTCCCTAAATGCATTAGTTCTTTGCTACTTATATTGGATCAAATGCTGCAGTCAAGGCCGAAAACTGAAAATATAGAAGGAACTCAAACTGGATCCCTGCCTGATTCCTCCGTGGAGCATGGTTCCCTGCAATTTCCAGATACagttttgaagagagaaaataatgTCAATGGGGATGAGAAAGAGCCTGGCATAGCTTTTGAGAATATACTCGGGAAGTCGACTGGCTTTGCAACTATTGATGAGGGTCATAAGTTGCTGGATATTGCATGTGATTTGATAAAACTGCATGTCCCTGCTATGGTTATGCAGGCTGTTCTACAGTTATGTGCTCGGCTAACAAAAACACATGCTTTAGCTTTACAGTTCCTTGAAAGTGGAGGTCTGTCTGCTCTTTTTAGTCTTCCAAGGAATTGCTTTTTCCCAGGGTATGACACTGTTGTATCAGCTATAGTCCGGCATCTCCTTGAAGATCCTCAAACACTACAAACTGCCATGGAATTAGAGATACGGCAAGCTTTAAGTGGGAATCGCCATTCAGGGCGTGTCTCTTCTCGATCATTTTTGACATCTTTAGCACCTGTTATCTCTAGAGATCCTATGGTTTTCATGAAAGCTGCAGCTGCAGTTTGTCAATTAGAGACATCAGGGGGGAGGACATTAGTGGTTTTATCCaaggagaaagaaaaggaaaaaacaaaatcatcaagtGTTGAGGTTGGGTTATCTTCAAATGAATGTGTCCGGATACCTGAAAGCAAGTCAAATGATGGATCAGGAAAATGTTTGAAAAGCCACAAAAAGGTTCCTGTTAATCTCACTCAAGTAattgatcagcttcttgagattGTTCTGAAGTACCCACTAATGAAAAGCCAGGGTGATTCTGAGTGTGACTCAACTTTCATGGATATAGATGAACCTAACATGAAGGTGAAGGGTAAATCGAAGGTTGAAGAGGCAGGGATATTAGAGCCTGAGTCTGAAAGGTCTACAGGACTTGTGAAGGTGACTTTTGTTCTCAAGTTATTGAGTGACATTCTTTTAATGTATGGGCATGCAGTAGGTGTCATACTCAGACGTGATTCTGAAATGTGTCAGTTCCGGGGATCTAATCAACCATCTGGACAGAATGGTATTATCCATCATGTATTACATCAGTTGCTACCCCTCTCTGTTGACAAATCTGCAGGCCCTGATGATTGGAGAGGTAAGTTGTCTGAAAAGGCTTCATGGTTCCTAGTTGTTTTGTGTGGTCGGTCTAGTGAAGGGCGAAAGCGAGTGACAAGTGAACTAGTTAAAGAATTGAtgtccttttcaaattttgagaGCAATTCAATGAAAAGTAGCTTGTTGCCAGATAAAAGGCTTTTTACTTTTGTTGATCTTGTGTACTCTATTTTGTCAAAAAATTCATCATCTGGTAGCTTACCTGGTTCTGGATATTCACCTGATATTGCAAAAAGCATGATAGATGGTGGaatcattcagtgtctaaccagtATCCTGCAAGTGGTTGATTTGGATCATCCCGATGCACCAAAAATTGCGAATCTTATACTTAAAGGATTGGAAGGTCTGACAAGAGCTGCTAATGCGAGTGAGCAAATATTTAAATCTGACGGGACTGAAAAGAGAAGATCTGCTGGTTTAAATGAGGGATCTGATGTTCAAATAACAGCGCCATCTGCTGTTGAAATAGTGACACAAAATCAGAATGGGGGCGGTCAAGAAGCACTCCAGGATACAATGGATGATGCACATGATCAGGGAACTTCTCAAGGTGATGAACATGCTGATAATCCAAATCAATCAGTGGAACAGGATATGAGAGTTGAACAAGGGGAGACGATGGCTCAAAACCCACCAGTGGAACTTGGAATGGACTTCATGCGTGAAGAGATGGGAGACGGTGGTGTATTGCACAACCCAGATCAAATCGAGATGACTTTTCATGTTGAGAATAGGGCAGATGATGACATgggtgatgaggatgatgatatgggtgatgatggagatgatgacgaggatgatgatgaaggagaggATGAAGACGAGGATATAGCAGAAGATGGTGGGGGCATGATGTCCTTGGCTGATACTGATGTGGAGGATCATGAAGATGCTGGCTTGGGAGATGAATACAATGATGAGAtgattgatgaagatgatgatgattttcATGAGAATCGTGTCATAGAGGTAAGGTGGAGGGAAGCTCTTGATGGATTGGATCACTTGCAGATACTTGGGCAACCGGGAACTGCAGGTGGCCTTATAGATGTTGCTGCTGAACCGTTTGAAGGGGTTAATGTGGATGACCTTTTTCGTCTTCAAAGTTTTGAACGTCGCCGCCAGACAGGTAGGTCTTCATTTGAGAGACCTGCTACTGAAATAAATGGTTTTCAACATCCTCTCCTTGTAAGGCCTCCACAATCTGGTGATTTTGTCTCGATGTGGTCATCAGGCGGTAATTCTGCATCCCAGGATTCAGAAACTTTGTCATCTGGTAGTCTTGATGTGACCCATTTTTACATGTTTGATGCACCTATTCTTCCATATGATCATGTGCCAAGTAGTCTGTTCGGAGATCGTCTGGGTGGTGCAGCACCCCCACCTCTGACAGATTATTCTGTGGGTATGGGCTCATTGCACGTACCTGGAAGAAGAGTGTTAGGTAATGGTAGGTGGACTGATGATGGCCAGCCCCAAGGAAGTGCTCAAGCGGCTACCGTTGCCCAAGCAGTGGAGGAACAATTCTTAGCTCAAATGCGGAGCTTAGCTCCTGCTAGCAGACCTGTTGAGCGTCAGTTGCAGAGTTCTGGAGAACAAGAGAAGCAATCTGATACTCTTCCATCACATGATGGTCCAACATTGACTGCTGGAACTGACTCTGCCTGTCAGCAGATAGAAGGTCAGGAGCATGAAAATGGTAATGGATCAACAGCGCAGCAAATCAACCTATCTGTCGACGGTGCTCGTTGTGAGGAAGAGATAAATGTAGACTCTGGTGTCCAAGATACATGTGGAGACCTGCAAGCTAATGAGCCGATGTCAGTTCAACCACTTTCACTGAACATCATTCCAAATGGTGTTGATTGCACAGGAAATGAAATAAATGCCACTTCCAGTGAGAATGTAGCAATAACCCAGGTGTTTGTCAACTCATCTGGTAATTCTAATGCTGATCTACAATGTGAAAGGGGTGGTGATGTACCAACTAGCATCCATGATGTACCAGCTGTGCCAATGGGCTGCAATGGATCATCAACTGCTGATGGGCAGCCTACTAATCTTCAGTTCATAGGATCTGGTTCTGAGACTCCTAATCCAAGTGATTGCAACACATCATCAGTTTATGCTAgtattgatattgatatgaGTAGTGTTGATGCTGAAGGAAATCAATCAGAGCAACCAGCTATTTCTGATGATAGGAGGGATGAGCTGTTACCAACTCAGAACACAGGGGTTGCTCCAGAAGCTACTCAGGCTGACCAAACTAGTGCAAATAATGAAGCTGCTGGTGCTAATACAAGTGCTAATTCAATTGACCCAACCTTTCTGGAGGCTTTGCCTGAAGATCTAAGGGCAGAAGTTCTGGCATCCCAGCAAGCTCAATCTGTTCAACCTCCAGCTTATGCACCACCTTCTGCAGAAGATATTGACCCTGAGTTTTTAGCTGCTCTTCCTCCAGATATTCAAGCAGAGGTTTTGGCTCAACAAAGAGCTCAAAGGGTTGCCCTACAGGCTGAAGGACAGCCAGTTGACATGGATAATGCATCTATAATTGCTACTTTTCCTGCTGATTTGCGTGAAGAG GTACTTCTAACTTCTTCTGAAGCTGTTCTGTCGGCACTGCCATCTCCATTGCTAGCTGAAGCTCAAATATTGAGGGACCGAGCAATGAGCCATTATCAAGCTCGCAGCCTTTTTGGGAGCAGTCACAGGCTTAATAATCGAAGAAATGGTCTGGGATTTGACCGGCGACCTGTGATGGATAGGGGTGTTGGAGTTACAATAGGCAGGAGGTCTGCTATTACAGATACCTTGAAGATGAACGAGATTGAAGGTGAACCACTACTTGACGCAAATGCATTAAAAGCTTTGATCCGGCTTCTACGATTGGCACAG CCGCTTGGAAAAGGCCTTCTACAGAGGCTCTTATTGAACCTATGTGCCCACAGTGCTACGAGGGCCACTCTTACTTATCTTTTGCTTGATATGATTAAGCCGGAAGCTGAAGGCTCTTTGAGTAGACAAGAAACATTAAATTCTCTGAGGCTTTATGGTTGTCATTCAAATACAGTTTATGGCCGATCTCAACTTTTGGACG CAGGTCTTCCTCCCCTTGTGTTTCGCCGAATTCTTGAGATTCTGACTTACTTGGCCACAAATCATTCTGCTGTTGCAAAAATGTTGTTTTACTTTGACCAATCAATTATCGCAGATTCTTTAACTACATTTGTGCCTCATATGAATGATAAAGGGAAGGAAAAGGTTATTGAAGGTGGACCTTCACCGAAACCATCTGGAACTCAGGCAGGGGATGTTCCCCTTGTTCTCTTTTTGAAGCTCTTGAATCGACCCCTGTTTTTACGCAGCACTGCTCATCTTGAGCAGGTGATGGGTCTGATTCAAGTGGTGGTTGATACTGCAGCATCAAAATTAGAAAGTCAATCTCAGTCTCGAAAAGCATTGGCAAACACCCAAAATTTGTCAGTCAATGAAGCCTCCGATAATGCTGAGAAGGATCCTCCTTCAGTGGAGTCGGATTCTAATCAACAAGATAAGCTTGCTGATATCAATCCATGTCATTCTGATGGGAAGCAGAATGTAGATATGTATAATATCTTCTTGCAGTTGCCCCAATCTGATCTTCGGAATCTGTGCAGTCTTCTTGGTCGTGAAGG GCTTTCGGATAAAATGTATATGCTTGCTGGTGAGGTGCTGAAGAAGTTGGCGTTCATTGCTCCCTCCCATAGGAAGTTCTTTATTTTTGAGCTTTCAAAATCAGCTCATGCATTGACAGATTCAGCTGTCAGTGAGCTTGTCACCATGCAGAAAACAAATATGCTTGGCTTGAGCGCTGGTTCTATGGCTGGTGCAGCCACTCTTCGTGTGCTGCAAGCTTTAAGTTCGCTCACTTCACTTAATACTTCAGGTGATGTGGCTATAGATAATGATGTAGATTATCCTGAAGATCAAGCAACTATTTGGAATTTGAATACTGCACTCGAGCCACTGTGGCAAGAACTGAGTAATTGTATAAGTGCGGCTGAGGTGCAGCTTGGTCAGAGCTCTTTCTGCCCTAACATGTCAAACATAAATGTTGCTGAGAATCTGCACGGTTCTACTACTTCACCACCCCTTCCTCCTGGGACACAAAGACTCTTGCCTTTCATTGAGGCTTTCTTTGTTTTGTGTGAAAGGCTGCAAGCAAACGAATCCATCATGCAGCAAGAGCATGGCAATACAACTGCTAGAGAAGTCACGGAGTCTGCTGGTTGTTCAGCTTCAGTGAGTGTAAAAATTGGTGGAGATTCACAGAGAAAGTGCGATGGCCTTGTTACATTTACAAGGTTTGCTGAGAAGCATCGCCGACTTTCAAATGCTTTCATTAGACAAAATCCAAGTTTGTTGGAGAAATCACTTTCCATGATGCTCAAGGCACCAAGGCTGATTGACTTTGATAACAAGAGAGCCTATTTCCGCTCAAGAATCAGGAATCAACATGATCAGCACTTGTCTGGGCCACTGCGTATAAGTGTAAGGCGGGCATACATTTTGGAGGACTCATATAACCAGTTAAGGATGCGACCTACTCAGGATCTCAAGGGGCGATTAAATGTGCAATTTCAAGGTGAAGAGGGTATTGATGCTGGTGGACTCACCAGAGAATGGTACCAGCTTCTATCAAGGGTCATATTTGACAAGGGTGCTTTACTTTTCACCACAGTGGGCAACAATGCGACTTTCCAACCTAACCCTAATTCAGTTTACCAAACTGAACATCTCTCATACTTCAAGTTTGTGGGCCGAGTG GTGGGGAAGGCTCTATTCGATGGGCAACTATTGGATGTTTACTTCACTCGATCTTTCTATAAGCATATACTTGGTGTCAAGGTTACATACCATGATATTGAAGCAGTTGATCCTGATTATTATAAGAATTTGAAGTGGATGCTGGAG AATGATGTGAGCGATATTCCTGACCTTACATTTAGCATGGATGCTGATGAGGAAAAGCACATACTTTATGAGAAGAACGAG GTCACTGATTATGAGCTTAAACCCGGAGGAAGGAACATAAGGGTTACAGAAGAAACAAAGCATGAATATGTTGACCTTGTAGCTGGACATATACTGACAAATGCCATCCGTCCTCAAATCAATTCCTTTCTGGAAGGTTTTAATGAATTGGTACCGCGAGAACTTATATCCATCTTTAATGACAAGGAGCTTGAGCTACTCATTAGTGGTCTCCCAGAAATTGATT TGGATGACTTGAAGGCCAACACTGAGTATACAGGGTATACAGTGGCATCAAATGTTGTTCAATGGTTTTGGGAGGTGGTCAAAACTTTCAACAAAGAAGACATGGCAAGATTGCTGCAATTTGTGACTGGAACATCGAAG GTTCCTTTGGAGGGTTTTAAGGCCTTGCAAGGCATCTCTGGTCCTCAAAGGTTTCAGATTCACAAGGCATATGGAGCTCCTGATCGACTGCCATCTGCTCATACATG CTTCAACCAACTAGACCTTCCAGAGTATACCTCTAAGGAGCAGCTTCAAGAACGTTTGTTGCTTGCCATCCATGAGGCTAGTGAAGGGTTTGGTTTTGGTTGA